Proteins from a single region of Carassius carassius chromosome 25, fCarCar2.1, whole genome shotgun sequence:
- the LOC132104644 gene encoding protein AF1q-like, which yields MLDTTSSQFNSFLFWRQPIPSLDLSELEDIGISNAKSKEWKSTKSSRKPLGQEEEEDLDLLKYSSFNYWKEPIPSIDTLDFCLLL from the coding sequence ATGCTAGACACAACCAGCAGCCAGTTCAACTCCTTCCTGTTTTGGAGGCAGCCCATCCCATCGCTGGACCTGTCAGAGCTGGAAGACATTGGCATTTCTAATGCCAAGTCCAAAGAATGGAAGTCAACCAAGAGCTCCCGAAAACCCCTGGGacaggaggaagaagaggatttaGATCTGTTAAAGTACTCCTCCTTCAACTACTGGAAAGAGCCCATCCCTAGTATCGATACCTTGGATTTCTGCCTGCTGTTATAA